In Hippoglossus stenolepis isolate QCI-W04-F060 chromosome 21, HSTE1.2, whole genome shotgun sequence, one DNA window encodes the following:
- the bbs1 gene encoding Bardet-Biedl syndrome 1 protein, with translation MSESSSDGGKWLDAHYDPVAGLFTFSSCVDLADLSGDGESRLVVGDLGSGSSGMKLKVYRGTALLSESTLLDLPSGLVAFFMDLHEPRIPAVAVASGPCVYVYKNLRPYFKFTLPGLEVNTLEQDVWQQAREGQIDPLTLKEMLESIRKKADVPLSVRSLRFLSLETNDMDEFVQLHKQQPIRRQTVITCIGTLKKSTADEDGVSCLVIGTESSDVYILDPEAFIILSKMTLPAPPTMMDVTGQFDVEFRITVACRNGNIYILRRESDKPKYCVELASHPVGLVRVGKNVVVGCTDESLQGFTQKGKKLWQTILPAPITTMAAMDLPTRGFQAVLVGLANCEVQLYRDKNLLSTIKTPDVITSICFGRYGREDGTLIMTTKGGGLMVKILKRTAAFDDRDTAPGPPLAQSVRLNVPKKTKLYVDQTLRERENGVAMHRAFQMDLSRMRLAAAKAYVKALESSLSPVSSSLSEPLKMNAVVQGLGPSFKLTLNVQNTAACRPVMDLAISFLYDESLYRMRNPYMRIPLLVPGLVYPVETFVECTSDKGISDIIKVFVLHKGKSCPLLTAHINMPVSEGLMLN, from the exons ATGTCTGAGTCgagcagtgatggagggaaGTGGTTGGACGCTCACTATGACCCAGTGGCGGGCCTCTTCACCTTCTCGTCTTGCGTGGACCTGGCGGACCTGAGCGGGGACGGGGAGAGTCGGCTGGTGGTCGGCGACCTGGGCTCAGGTTCATCAGGCATGAAGCTGAAGGTGTACCGGGGGACGGCGCTGCTGAGTGAGAGCACCCTGCTGGACCTTCCCTCTGGCCTTGTCGCCTTCTTCATGGACCTGCACGAGCCGCGCATCCCCGCTGTCGCTGTGGCGTCCGGACCCTGCGTCTACGTCTACAAGAACCTGAGGCCGTACTTCAAGTTCACGCTGCCCGGTCTGGAGGTCAATACGCTGGAGCAG gaCGTGTGGCAGCAGGCGAGGGAGGGTCAGATCGACCCTCTGACTCTGAAGGAGATGTTGGAGAGCATCAGGAAGAAGGCAGATGTCCCACTGTCCGTACGTTCGCTCAGGTTTCTCTCTCTGGAGACCAACGACATGGACGAGTTCGTCCAGCTACACaaacagcagccaatcagacgaCAG ACGGTCATCACCTGCATCGGGACTCTGAAGAAGAGCACGGCCGATGAGGACGGCGTCAGCTGTTTGGTGATCGGGACAGAGAGCAGCGACGTCTACATCCTGGACCCCGAGGCCTTCATCATCCTGTCCAAG ATGACGCTGCCGGCTCCTCCCACCATGATGGATGTGACGGGTCAGTTCGACGTGGAGTTTCGCATCACGGTGGCGTGTCGCAATGGAAACATCTACATCCTGCGCAG GGAGTCGGACAAACCAAAGTACTGCGTCGAGCTGGCGTCTCACCCGGTGGGTCTGGTCAGAGTCGGGAAGAACGTTGTGGTCGGCTGCACCGACGAGAGTCTGCAGGGTTTCACGCAGAAG GGGAAGAAGCTGTGGCAGACCATCCTCCCCGCTCCCATCACCACCATGGCGGCCATGGACCTTCCCACACGGGGGTTCCAGGCGGTTCTGGTGGGCCTTGCTAACTGTGAGGTGCAGCTGTACCGAGACAAGAACCTGCTGAGCACCATCAAGACGCCAGATGTGATCACCAGCATCTGCTTTGGCCGGTACGGACGCGAGGACGGGACGCTGATCATGACCACCAAGGGAGGTGGCCTGATGGTAAAGATCCTGAAGAGGACGGCGGCGTTCGACGACAGGGACACCGCCCCTGGGCCGCCGCTGGCCCAGAGCGTCCGCCTCAACGTGCCCAAGAAGACCAAGCTGTATGTGGACCAAACGCTGCGGGAGCGAGAGAACGGTGTGGCCATGCACCGCGCCTTCCAGATGGACCTGAGCCGCATGCGACTCGCTGCTGCCAAAGCTTATGTCAAGGCCCTGGAGTCCAGCCTGTCGCCGGTGTCCTCCAGCCTCTCCGAGCCGCTTAAGATGAATGCCGTGGTTCAGGGTCTGGGTCCATCCTTCAAACTGACCCTGAACGTTCAGAACACGGCGGCCTGTCGGCCCGTCATGGACCTGGCCATCAGCTTCCTGTACGACGAGAGCCTGTACCGCATGAGGAACCCATACATGAGGATCCCACTGCTGGTGCCCGGACTCGTCTACCCCGTCGAGACCTTCGTGGAGTGCACCAGCGACAAGGGCATCTCTGACATCATCAAGGTGTTCGTCCTGCACAAGGGGAAGAGCTGCCCCCTGCTGACCGCTCACATCAACATGCCAGTGAGCGAGGGACTGATGCTAAACTGA